A portion of the Pedobacter cryoconitis genome contains these proteins:
- a CDS encoding SUMF1/EgtB/PvdO family nonheme iron enzyme, whose amino-acid sequence MRKIYTLGFLLITALFSSCGKGGQGELVGVYNKKFNNKKMPRGMVYIPQGKTLIGMSDEDINNSQTSPSKMTSFSAFYMDETEITNAKYRQFVNWVRDSVALTSVGPSGAPGYFITPKGQTAGGASLTSGQKNIDWKKVGNGSAMWNDKKGGLSNKFKDMYYAGDDALPGRNDLDIRKLRYSYSFVNLDLAEAGRKDPTKKRKDFIESYVDSPDPNNPNQFPSVSVYPDTMVWKVDYSYSQNDPMVKSYFNHPSYDNYPVVGVTWEQANAFCFWRTRLYEPVAASRKIPLSSRPEYRLPTDAEFEYAARGGNVKTKYPWGGPYVRNTKGCMQANFKVGRGNYSDDGGLYTVNVKSYFPNDYGLYNMAGNVAEWTVTAYNNSAAPQLLDFNPNFTYVAKTTDSKYLKRKVVRGGSWKDIGFFLQNSVGTYEYQDQARSYIGFRCVSSYAGTDIHFKN is encoded by the coding sequence ATGAGGAAAATTTACACACTGGGTTTTTTATTAATTACAGCATTGTTTTCAAGCTGCGGAAAAGGTGGGCAGGGAGAGCTTGTTGGTGTATACAATAAGAAATTTAACAACAAGAAAATGCCAAGGGGAATGGTTTACATTCCTCAGGGTAAGACGCTTATTGGTATGTCTGACGAGGATATTAACAACTCACAGACTTCTCCCAGTAAGATGACCTCATTCAGTGCGTTTTATATGGACGAAACTGAGATCACCAACGCAAAGTACAGACAGTTTGTAAACTGGGTAAGAGACTCAGTTGCTTTAACTTCTGTCGGCCCAAGCGGAGCACCAGGCTATTTCATTACGCCTAAAGGCCAGACTGCAGGTGGCGCAAGCCTTACCTCAGGACAGAAAAATATTGACTGGAAGAAAGTTGGTAATGGTTCTGCGATGTGGAACGATAAAAAAGGTGGCCTGAGCAATAAATTCAAGGACATGTATTATGCAGGTGATGACGCATTACCCGGCCGCAATGACTTAGACATCAGAAAATTAAGATATTCTTATAGTTTTGTAAATCTTGACCTGGCAGAAGCCGGAAGAAAAGATCCGACAAAAAAACGTAAAGACTTTATTGAAAGTTATGTGGATTCACCAGATCCGAATAACCCGAACCAGTTTCCTTCGGTGAGCGTTTACCCGGATACAATGGTTTGGAAAGTGGATTATTCTTATTCCCAGAACGATCCGATGGTGAAATCTTATTTCAATCATCCTTCTTATGATAACTATCCTGTTGTAGGGGTAACCTGGGAACAAGCCAATGCATTTTGTTTTTGGCGTACCCGCTTATATGAGCCGGTTGCAGCTTCCAGAAAAATTCCTTTAAGCTCACGTCCTGAGTACAGATTGCCTACTGATGCTGAATTTGAATATGCAGCAAGAGGTGGCAATGTGAAAACGAAATACCCATGGGGCGGTCCTTATGTCAGAAATACAAAGGGATGTATGCAAGCCAACTTTAAAGTAGGCAGAGGAAATTACTCTGATGACGGTGGTTTATACACTGTTAATGTGAAATCTTATTTCCCTAACGATTACGGGCTGTATAACATGGCTGGTAACGTTGCGGAATGGACAGTAACAGCTTACAACAATTCAGCAGCACCTCAATTGCTGGATTTCAACCCTAATTTCACTTATGTAGCTAAAACTACAGATAGTAAATACCTTAAACGTAAAGTAGTTAGAGGTGGATCGTGGAAAGACATCGGTTTCTTCCTTCAGAACTCAGTTGGTACTTACGAATACCAGGATCAGGCGAGATCATACATCGGATTCAGATGTGTTTCTTCTTATGCGGGTACTGACATCCACTTCAAAAATTAA
- a CDS encoding uroporphyrinogen-III synthase — protein sequence MQEKTEDRLRKVKSILITLPKPETEKSPYFDLAKKYNLKIDFRSFIHVEGIPARDFRKDKITLADFTAVVFTSRNAVDHFFRISEEMRYEVPADLKYFCISESTALYLQKYIQYRKRKIFFGKQTAADLSEVLKKHAGEKFLYPCSDVATEDTMNFLLKNGYDLTPAVLFKTVVSDLSDLAEVTYDMIAFFSPSSIQSLYINFSTFQQNNTRIAVFGVNTHKAIMDNNLIVDIAAPSPESPSMIMAIENYIKKSNK from the coding sequence ATGCAAGAAAAAACAGAAGATAGGTTGCGTAAAGTAAAAAGTATACTGATAACTTTGCCAAAGCCCGAAACAGAGAAGTCCCCATACTTTGATTTGGCTAAGAAATACAATTTAAAAATTGATTTCAGATCCTTCATTCATGTGGAAGGTATTCCGGCAAGGGACTTCAGAAAAGACAAGATCACATTAGCTGATTTTACTGCTGTAGTTTTTACAAGCAGGAATGCGGTGGATCATTTTTTTAGAATTAGTGAGGAAATGCGGTACGAAGTGCCTGCAGATCTGAAATACTTTTGTATTTCGGAATCAACCGCCCTATATCTTCAAAAATATATCCAGTACCGGAAACGGAAGATCTTTTTTGGCAAGCAGACTGCTGCCGATTTATCGGAAGTACTGAAGAAACATGCAGGAGAGAAGTTTCTTTACCCATGTTCTGACGTAGCGACGGAAGATACTATGAATTTCCTGTTGAAAAATGGATACGATCTGACCCCTGCAGTATTGTTTAAGACCGTAGTAAGCGATCTTTCAGATCTTGCTGAAGTGACTTATGACATGATTGCCTTTTTTAGCCCGTCAAGTATTCAATCGCTTTATATAAACTTCTCTACTTTCCAGCAAAATAATACGCGGATTGCAGTATTTGGAGTAAATACACATAAAGCGATTATGGATAATAACCTGATTGTTGACATCGCCGCGCCATCACCGGAATCACCTTCGATGATCATGGCTATTGAAAATTATATTAAGAAATCAAATAAGTAA
- a CDS encoding DUF4271 domain-containing protein: protein MTFFLLCTAGFGKANAQNLPVVRDSTIQRRVYKPRVVRDSAFLARQKFVTDSIMTHTWILPDSLINKHILIDSILKANVFEKLDLDAWFKKYSKLKKVSKFRTGNPLHKGQTWVLGFIVLLLVVFAILRISFAKQLQSIIQSFYSNRGLNNLNKEDNVFSSWPFLFLFIQFGFTIGMFFYLVAQYYQLAYVHQGFRFFVSVSILIVVLYATKILLLRVLGHLFNIQKAVHEYVSILYLSYFNISLIFIPLVVAFALSPMKYGIYYIVISFILLGIIFTFQFIRAGINILSHYRFSKFYLFMYFCALEICPILILIKAIGLEL, encoded by the coding sequence CGCAGGGTTTATAAACCTCGTGTGGTCAGAGACTCTGCATTTTTGGCGCGGCAAAAGTTCGTCACCGATTCCATCATGACGCACACCTGGATCCTTCCGGACTCTTTGATCAACAAACATATTTTGATTGACAGTATTCTCAAAGCCAATGTTTTTGAGAAACTAGACCTCGATGCCTGGTTTAAAAAGTACAGTAAACTGAAAAAAGTGAGCAAGTTCAGGACGGGTAATCCTTTGCACAAAGGACAGACCTGGGTACTTGGATTTATTGTCCTGTTGCTGGTTGTTTTTGCCATCCTCAGGATCTCTTTTGCGAAACAATTACAGAGTATTATCCAATCTTTTTACAGTAATCGCGGATTAAATAACCTGAATAAAGAAGATAATGTGTTCAGTTCCTGGCCATTTTTATTTTTATTTATACAATTTGGCTTCACAATCGGGATGTTTTTTTATCTCGTTGCACAATATTATCAGCTCGCTTACGTACATCAGGGCTTTCGTTTTTTCGTTAGTGTTTCCATTCTTATTGTCGTATTATATGCGACGAAAATTCTTTTATTGCGTGTGCTAGGACATCTGTTTAACATCCAAAAAGCCGTCCACGAGTACGTTTCTATATTATATTTGAGTTATTTTAACATCTCTTTAATCTTCATTCCATTGGTTGTCGCTTTTGCTTTATCGCCAATGAAATATGGTATATACTACATAGTTATCTCATTTATTTTGTTGGGGATTATCTTCACGTTTCAATTTATAAGAGCAGGAATAAATATTTTATCTCATTATCGGTTTTCTAAGTTCTATTTATTTATGTACTTTTGTGCCCTCGAAATATGTCCTATTTTGATATTAATCAAGGCCATAGGATTGGAGCTGTAA